Proteins encoded within one genomic window of Aphelocoma coerulescens isolate FSJ_1873_10779 chromosome 9, UR_Acoe_1.0, whole genome shotgun sequence:
- the A4GNT gene encoding alpha-1,4-N-acetylglucosaminyltransferase, producing the protein MVQTVWVSSPGSWALQESHCHRQGRKRSWRCRFVRTIIRHPCRRHAPKRSRKARMLRKIQICLCFCFVSGILYEISLLSSCVFSYLPMAQHYLTPEQVLNLGKSIIFLETTERLEPPPLVSCSVESAARIYQDRPIILFMRGLTNETALDLNTSYAAFSLLSSMKNVFIFPLQMETIFQETPLLQWYNQVVPEQEKNWVHVSSDASRLALIWKYGGIYMDTDVISIRPIPQESFLAAQKSRFSSNGIFGFPARHKFIWDCMENFVLKYNGNIWGNQGPFLMTRMLKTLCNLTDFQGTEDHSCQNISFLNPQRFYPIPYPAWSRYYQVWDKSPNFNHSYALHLWNFMNRNRKVVVAGSNTLAEKLYKTYCPTTYQDLIQNAKHQDVPGPEDIE; encoded by the exons ATGGTCCAGACGGTTTGGGTGTCCTCACCAGGGAGCTGGGCTTTGCAGGAGTCCCACTGCCACCGCCAgggcaggaaaaggagctggagaTGTAGATTTGTCAGGACTATAATCCGG CATCCATGTCGGAGGCATGCCCCCAAACGCTCCAGGAAAGCAAGAATGTTGAGGAAAATCCAGATATGCCTCTGTTTCTGCTTTGTCTCGGGCATTTTGTACGAGATCTCCCTCTTGTCCAGCTGCGTCTTCTCCTACTTGCCCATGGCCCAGCACTACCTGACACCTGAGCAGGTGCTGAACCTTGGTAAAAGCATCATTTTCCTGGAGACGACGGAGCGCCTGGAGCCGCCCCCGCTGGTGTCATGCTCCGTGGAATCTGCAGCCCGGATTTACCAGGACAGGCCCATCATCCTCTTCATGAGGGGACTCACCAACGAGACGGCCTTGGACCTGAACACCAGCTACGCAGCCTTCTCCCTCTTGTCTTCCATGAAGAATGTCTTCATCTTCCCTCTCCAGATGGAAACCATCTTCCAGGAGACCCCTCTGCTCCAGTGGTACAATCAG GTAGTCCCAGAGCAGGAGAAGAACTGGGTGCACGTCAGCTCGGATGCCAGCAGACTGGCGCTCATCTGGAAGTACGGGGGCATCTACATGGACACGGATGTCATCTCCATCCGGCCCATCCCCCAGGAGAGCTTCCTGGCGGCGCAGAAGTCGCGCTTCTCCAGCAACGGGATCTTCGGCTTCCCTGCCCGCCACAAGTTCATCTGGGACTGCATGGAGAACTTCGTTCTCAAGTACAACGGGAACATCTGGGGCAACCAGGGTCCATTTTTGATGACAAGGATGCTCAAAACGCTCTGCAACCTCACCGATTTCCAAGGCACTGAGGACCACAGCTGCCAGAACATCTCCTTCCTCAACCCCCAGCGTTTCTACCCCATCCCATACCCAGCCTGGAGCCGGTACTACCAGGTGTGGGATAAAAGCCCCAATTTCAACCACTCCTATGCGCTGCACCTGTGGAACTTCATGAACCGCAACCGCAAGGTGGTGGTGGCCGGCAGCAACACCCTGGCTGAGAAGCTCTACAAAACCTATTGCCCCACCACCTACCAGGACCTGATCCAGAACGCCAAGCACCAGGATGTCCCAGGCCCTGAGGACATTGAGTGA